A region from the Etheostoma spectabile isolate EspeVRDwgs_2016 chromosome 9, UIUC_Espe_1.0, whole genome shotgun sequence genome encodes:
- the fnbp1l gene encoding formin-binding protein 1-like, which translates to MSWGTELWDQFENLDKHTQWGIDFLERYAKFVKERLDIEQNYAKQLRNLVKKYCPKRAKDEEPRFTTCLSFNSVLNELNDYAGQREVVAEEMAHKVYGELMRYSQDLKAERKHHLQEGRKAQQHLDYCWKQMENSKRKFERECREAEKSQITYDRLDNDINATKSEVEKAKAQFYLRNHMADESKNEYAAQLQNFNAEQWKHFNNAIPHIFKNLQDMDERRTVKLGETYRSFAEAERRVIPIISKCLEGMVSAAKAVDMRKDSLIVVESFKSGFEPPGDFPFEDFSQNLSRAGSDGTISNTTKGDREGTPGPRPDPKHAMSRTKNKLWLFGKKPKWSVNMAPSLEDFSHLPPEQRRKRLQLRIDELSKELQKEMDQRDALNKMKDVYEKNPQMGDPSSLQPKISETMCNMEKLRSEIHKNETWLSEVEGKQSSRGDRRHSADNHHHTPPGRESPEGSYTDDTSQEHHTPHKRPSPPQPGQPNPDPHEFDDEFDDDDPLPVIGHCKALYSFDGQNEGTLVMAEDEVLYIIEEDKGDGWTRARKQSGEEGYVPTSYVEITMEKNSKGAVTYI; encoded by the exons GACCAGTTTGAAAATCTGGACAAACACACTCAGTGGGGGATCGACTTTCTTGAGCGCTACGCAAAGTTTGTCAAGGAGAGGCTGGACATAGAGCAAAACTACGCCAAACAGCTACg GAACTTGGTGAAGAAATACTGTCCAAAACGCGCTAAAGATGAGGAGCCGAG GTTCACAACGTGTCTGTCCTTCAACTCCGTACTGAATGAACTCAACGACTACGCCGGTCAGAGGGAGGTGGTGGCGGAGGAGATGGCTCACAAGGTGTACGGAGAGCTGATGAGGTACAGCCAGGACCTCAAAGCTGAGAGGAAGCAT catctACAGGAGGGCAGAAAAGCCCAGCAGCATTTGGACTATTGCTGGAAACAGATGGAAAAC agcaaaAGGAAGTTTGAGAGAGAGTgtagagaagcagagaaatccCAGATTACCTACGACCGGTTAGACAATGACATCAACGCCACCAAATCGGAGGTGGAGAAG GCCAAAGCCCAGTTCTACCTGCGCAATCACATGGCTGATGAGAGTAAGAATGAGTACGCTGCTCAGCTGCAGAACTTCAACGCAGAGCAGTGGAAACATTTCAACAACGCCATACCACACATCTTCAAG AATCTGCAGGACATGGACGAACGTCGGACGGTGAAGCTCGGAGAGACTTACCGGAGCTTTGCTGAGGCAGAGCGGAGAGTCATTCCCATCATCTCCAAATGTCTAGAAGGAATGGTTTCTGCTGCCAAAGCTGTCGATATGCGAAAG GACTCACTCATTGTTGTGGAATCGTTTAAGTCGGGCTTCGAACCTCCAGGCGACTTCCCCTTTGAGGACTTCAGTCAGAATCTGAGCAGAGCGGGTTCAGACGGAACCATCAGCAACACAACCAAAGGAGACCGAGAAGGGACCCCGGGGCCACGACCCGATCCAAAACACGCTATGAGCAGAACCAAGAACAAGCTGTGGCTGTTTGGGAAAAAACCAAAG TGGTCAGTcaacatg GCCCCATCTCTGGAGGATTTCAGCCACTTACCCCCCGAGCAGAGAAGGAAAAGGCTGCAGCTGAGGATTGACGAGCTCAGCAAAGAGCTCCAGAAAGAGATGGATCAGAG AGATGCCCTAAACAAGATGAAGGATGTGTATGAGAAGAATCCACAGATGGGAGACCCCAGCAGCCTGCAGCCCAAAATATCAGAGACCATGTGTAACATGGAGAAGCTGCGCTCGGAAATACACAAAAACGAG ACGTGGTTATCTGAGGTGGAGGGAAAGCAAAGCTCCAGAGGAGACAGAAGACACAGCGCTGACAACCACCATCACACTCCTCCAGGCAGAGAGag TCCTGAGGGCAGTTATACAGATGACACCAGTCAGGAGCATCACACACCCCACAAGCGACCCAGTCCTCCACAGCCCGGACAACCCAACCCCGACCCGCACGAGTTTGATGACGAATTTGACGACGACGACCCGCTGCCAGTCATCGGACACTGCAAAGCTCTATACTCCTTCGATG GTCAGAACGAGGGGACACTAGTGATGGCAGAAGACGAG GTGTTGTACATCATCGAGGAGGATAAAGGTGACGGCTGGACGAGGGCGAGGAAGCAGAGCGGCGAGGAGGGCTACGTTCCCACCTCCTACGTAGAAATCACCatggagaaaaacagcaaaggTGCTGTCACCTACATCTGA